From the genome of Cognaticolwellia beringensis, one region includes:
- the rpmI gene encoding 50S ribosomal protein L35: MPKMKTNKGAAKRFKQTATGYKFKQAGLRHILTKRRTKVKRHLRAKCMIAAADIKSVKKLLRHG; the protein is encoded by the coding sequence ATGCCTAAAATGAAAACCAATAAAGGTGCTGCAAAGCGCTTTAAACAGACAGCCACAGGCTATAAATTTAAACAAGCCGGTCTTCGTCATATTTTGACTAAACGCCGTACTAAAGTTAAGCGTCATCTTCGTGCTAAATGCATGATCGCCGCAGCTGACATTAAGTCAGTTAAAAAACTTTTACGTCACGGTTAA
- a CDS encoding phosphoribosylaminoimidazolesuccinocarboxamide synthase yields MSLADQVLAVNNDLPIRTDVAVHSGKVRSVYWLTQADSRRLIQEKNYDVAQDTPLAIMVISDRISAFDCIWHGEGGMKGVPGKGAALNAISNHWFKLFKEQGLADSHILDIPHPFVWIVQKAKPVMIEAICRQYITGSMWRSYAKGEREFCGIELSDGLEKDSKLPQLLQTPSTKGILKDIPGVPAVDDVNITRKNIEDNYAAFNFKSTEDIALYEKLLTEGFEVISAALGKLDQIFVDTKFEFGYVKDRNGNDKLIYMDEVGTPDSSRIWDGEQYRAGNIVENSKEGFRQLLLSHFPDPDILLNKDRMTEREALARENELPASVLMDLSATYLAIAEKVIGKKIVLSQNPKQEIIDILRDEYQLID; encoded by the coding sequence ATGAGTCTTGCTGATCAAGTTCTAGCGGTAAATAATGATTTGCCTATCCGTACTGATGTTGCTGTTCATAGCGGTAAAGTGCGTTCTGTTTATTGGTTAACTCAAGCTGACAGTCGTCGCTTAATTCAAGAAAAAAATTATGATGTTGCTCAAGATACACCTTTAGCGATCATGGTGATCAGTGACCGAATTTCAGCGTTTGACTGTATTTGGCACGGTGAGGGGGGCATGAAAGGCGTTCCTGGCAAAGGTGCAGCATTAAATGCCATTTCTAATCATTGGTTTAAATTATTTAAAGAGCAAGGTTTAGCTGATAGCCATATTCTTGATATACCGCACCCATTTGTTTGGATCGTGCAAAAAGCTAAACCTGTCATGATTGAAGCTATATGTCGCCAGTATATTACCGGTTCAATGTGGCGTTCGTATGCTAAAGGCGAACGAGAATTTTGTGGAATCGAACTTAGCGATGGCCTAGAAAAAGACAGTAAGTTACCACAATTGCTGCAAACACCATCGACTAAAGGTATTTTAAAGGATATTCCTGGCGTACCAGCCGTTGATGACGTCAATATTACCCGTAAAAATATCGAAGATAACTATGCCGCGTTCAATTTCAAGTCAACTGAAGATATTGCCTTATACGAAAAGTTATTAACAGAAGGCTTTGAGGTTATTTCAGCAGCATTAGGCAAGCTTGACCAAATTTTTGTTGATACTAAATTTGAGTTTGGTTATGTCAAAGACCGTAACGGCAATGACAAGCTTATATATATGGATGAGGTGGGTACACCTGATTCATCACGTATTTGGGATGGCGAGCAATATCGCGCCGGTAATATTGTTGAAAACTCTAAAGAAGGTTTCCGTCAATTATTACTGAGCCACTTCCCTGACCCTGATATTCTTTTGAATAAAGACCGTATGACAGAACGTGAGGCACTGGCTCGTGAGAATGAGTTACCAGCCTCAGTGTTAATGGATTTGTCTGCAACTTACCTTGCGATAGCAGAAAAAGTTATCGGTAAAAAAATTGTATTATCGCAAAATCCTAAACAAGAAATTATTGATATTTTACGTGATGAATATCAATTGATTGACTAG
- the rplT gene encoding 50S ribosomal protein L20, producing MARVKRGVQARARHKKVLKQAKGYYGARSRVYRVAFQAVTKAGQYAYRDRRQRKRQFRQLWIARINAAARQNGLSYSRFINGLKKASIEIDRKILADIAVYDKAAFTFLVEKAQASLA from the coding sequence ATGGCAAGAGTAAAACGTGGTGTACAAGCACGTGCACGTCACAAGAAGGTTCTAAAGCAAGCTAAAGGTTACTACGGTGCCCGTAGTCGCGTTTATCGCGTTGCTTTCCAAGCTGTAACTAAAGCTGGCCAATACGCATACCGTGACCGTCGTCAACGTAAGCGTCAATTCCGTCAACTTTGGATTGCTCGTATTAACGCGGCAGCTCGTCAAAATGGTTTATCTTACAGCCGTTTCATTAATGGTCTTAAAAAGGCTTCTATTGAAATCGATCGTAAGATCCTAGCTGACATCGCAGTATACGACAAAGCAGCTTTCACATTCTTAGTTGAAAAAGCGCAAGCTTCTTTAGCATAG
- the infC gene encoding translation initiation factor IF-3 translates to MAIKGGQRGGQKEPAHRLNELITGILGNEVRLIKYDGEPGGIVTLDEAMDQAEEAGVDLVEISPTAKPPVLRVMDYGKFIYEKAKEQKEQRKNQKQIQVKEIKFRPGTDEGDYQVKLRNLKRFLEGGDKVKVTLRFRGREMAHQELGLEILTRVKNDLEELTVVEFFPRRAEGRQMVMVLAPKK, encoded by the coding sequence ATGGCTATTAAAGGTGGACAACGTGGCGGGCAAAAAGAGCCGGCGCATCGCTTAAATGAGTTAATCACAGGTATTCTGGGCAATGAAGTTCGTTTAATTAAATATGACGGCGAACCAGGTGGTATAGTTACATTAGATGAAGCTATGGACCAAGCAGAGGAAGCAGGTGTAGATCTTGTAGAAATCAGCCCAACAGCAAAACCTCCTGTTCTTCGTGTTATGGATTACGGTAAGTTTATCTATGAAAAAGCGAAAGAACAGAAAGAACAGCGTAAAAACCAGAAACAAATACAGGTAAAGGAAATTAAATTCCGACCTGGAACAGATGAAGGCGATTATCAGGTAAAACTACGCAACCTGAAGCGCTTTTTAGAAGGCGGCGATAAGGTCAAGGTAACATTACGTTTCCGTGGCCGTGAAATGGCTCACCAAGAACTTGGTCTTGAAATTTTAACTCGTGTTAAAAACGATTTAGAAGAATTGACCGTAGTTGAGTTTTTCCCTCGTAGAGCGGAAGGGCGTCAAATGGTGATGGTCTTAGCCCCTAAAAAATAG
- a CDS encoding YitT family protein, with translation MTSKQFSMVELKNIILIALGSYLLAFGVTLFLIPVNIATGGTPGMSIILHYLTGIPTSYAMVLINFPLVLAGLKFIDLRFAVRTVFAIILTAYFINLLAKVNSFPPIDSMLLSTIYGGGCIGAGIAIVMKGQASVGGTTIVAQIVARYSSFRSAQIIMFLDIIIIIAVGIVFKDMELALWSLIGIYITTKVIDKILTGAVAEKVVHIISNKTDSIGLAISEDLGRDGTILTGESLIDQNEQKVLSVVVGARQIPKLQTIVLSRDESAVVLVMDASEMIGSTAHTIT, from the coding sequence ATGACGTCTAAACAATTCAGTATGGTAGAGCTCAAAAATATAATATTAATTGCACTTGGTTCTTATTTACTGGCCTTTGGTGTGACCTTATTTCTGATACCTGTCAATATTGCTACAGGAGGCACCCCTGGAATGTCGATTATATTGCATTATCTAACCGGTATTCCTACATCATACGCGATGGTGCTAATCAATTTTCCATTGGTGCTCGCAGGTCTTAAATTTATTGATTTACGTTTCGCTGTACGCACTGTCTTTGCCATTATACTGACCGCTTATTTTATTAACCTTTTAGCAAAAGTTAATTCTTTCCCACCCATAGATAGTATGTTGCTATCTACTATCTATGGTGGTGGGTGCATTGGTGCAGGAATCGCAATCGTGATGAAAGGTCAAGCATCAGTAGGCGGTACTACAATCGTCGCGCAAATAGTTGCCCGTTATTCCTCATTTAGATCTGCTCAAATCATTATGTTTTTAGATATCATTATCATTATCGCCGTTGGTATTGTATTTAAAGATATGGAGTTAGCATTATGGAGTTTAATTGGCATATATATCACTACAAAAGTTATCGATAAAATTCTAACCGGTGCGGTAGCAGAAAAGGTAGTTCATATAATTTCAAATAAAACCGATAGCATTGGACTTGCTATTTCAGAGGACTTAGGACGAGATGGCACTATCTTAACGGGTGAAAGCTTAATTGATCAGAATGAGCAAAAAGTTCTGTCGGTGGTCGTTGGTGCTCGTCAAATACCTAAATTACAAACAATCGTATTAAGCCGTGATGAAAGTGCGGTGGTGCTTGTTATGGATGCCTCAGAAATGATTGGCTCAACCGCTCACACAATAACCTAA
- the thrS gene encoding threonine--tRNA ligase produces MPVITLPDGSQRSFEQAVSVMDVALDIGPGLAKATIAGRINGELVDACELIKEDAALQLITSKDSEGLEIIRHSCAHLLGHAIKQLWPNTKMAIGPTIDNGFYYDVDLEESITEDDLVKLEKRMTELARTGYEVVKKTGTWQDAYDAFTERGESYKLQILDENIDKSDTPALYHHQEYIDMCRGPHVPSMRHCHHFKLMKVAGAYWRGNSDNKMLQRVYGTAWADKKQLKAYIVRLAEAEKRDHRKIGKTLDLFHWQEEAPGMVFWHNDGWTIYTELEKFIREKLHEYDYDEVKAPMMMDRSLWEKSGHWDKYADGMFTTESEKREYAIKPMNCPGHVQIFNQGLKSYRDLPLRIAEFGCCHRNEPSGSLHGLMRVRGFTQDDAHIFCMEEQVQAEVTKCIEMVYDVYGSFGFEDIIVKLSTRPENRIGSDEVWDKAEAGLAKALTDSDIAFEYLPGEGAFYGPKIEFTLMDCLGRAWQCGTVQLDFALPERLGATYVGEDNERYIPVMIHRAILGSLERFIGILIEEYTGKFPTWLSPIQATVMNITDKQGQYCEKVVKKLKESGFRAKLDLRNEKIGFKIREHTLKRVPYLLVVGDKEMETGEIAVRTRSGEDLGTMSVDDFITKLSDEVKNRR; encoded by the coding sequence ATGCCTGTAATTACGCTTCCCGACGGTAGTCAACGCTCTTTTGAACAAGCTGTTTCTGTAATGGACGTTGCCTTAGATATCGGCCCTGGATTGGCAAAAGCCACCATCGCTGGTCGTATTAACGGCGAATTAGTCGATGCTTGTGAATTAATTAAAGAAGATGCAGCGCTGCAACTTATTACCAGTAAAGACAGCGAAGGTCTTGAGATCATCCGTCATTCTTGCGCGCATTTATTAGGCCATGCTATTAAGCAGTTATGGCCTAATACCAAAATGGCCATCGGGCCAACAATCGATAACGGTTTCTATTACGATGTTGACTTAGAAGAGTCAATTACCGAAGACGATTTAGTTAAGCTAGAAAAACGCATGACAGAATTAGCCCGTACCGGCTACGAAGTTGTTAAGAAAACCGGCACATGGCAAGACGCTTACGACGCGTTTACTGAACGTGGCGAAAGTTATAAATTACAAATTCTTGATGAAAATATTGATAAGTCAGATACACCTGCGCTTTATCATCATCAAGAATATATCGATATGTGTCGTGGACCACACGTGCCAAGCATGCGTCATTGTCATCATTTTAAACTGATGAAAGTTGCCGGTGCTTATTGGCGTGGTAATTCAGACAACAAAATGTTGCAACGTGTTTACGGCACCGCTTGGGCTGATAAAAAGCAACTTAAAGCTTATATAGTACGATTAGCTGAAGCTGAAAAACGTGATCACCGTAAAATTGGTAAAACGTTAGATCTTTTCCATTGGCAAGAAGAAGCACCAGGTATGGTGTTTTGGCATAACGATGGTTGGACTATTTATACTGAGTTAGAAAAATTCATTCGTGAAAAATTACACGAATATGATTACGACGAAGTTAAAGCGCCAATGATGATGGATCGCAGTCTTTGGGAAAAGTCAGGTCACTGGGATAAATATGCTGATGGCATGTTTACTACTGAGTCTGAAAAGCGTGAATACGCGATAAAACCGATGAACTGTCCAGGGCATGTACAGATATTTAACCAAGGGTTAAAGTCTTACCGCGATTTACCTCTGCGCATAGCTGAATTTGGCTGTTGTCACCGTAATGAACCTTCAGGCTCTTTACATGGTTTAATGCGCGTACGTGGCTTTACGCAAGATGACGCGCATATTTTCTGTATGGAAGAACAAGTACAGGCCGAAGTGACTAAGTGTATTGAAATGGTATACGATGTTTATGGCTCATTTGGTTTTGAAGATATTATAGTAAAATTGTCAACTCGACCAGAAAATCGCATTGGTAGTGATGAAGTTTGGGATAAAGCCGAAGCGGGTCTTGCAAAAGCATTAACCGATAGTGATATCGCTTTTGAATATTTACCAGGCGAAGGCGCTTTTTACGGTCCTAAAATTGAATTTACCTTAATGGATTGTTTGGGACGTGCTTGGCAATGTGGAACTGTGCAACTCGATTTTGCTTTGCCAGAGCGTTTAGGCGCAACTTATGTTGGTGAAGACAACGAAAGATACATTCCGGTCATGATCCATCGTGCCATTTTAGGTTCACTTGAACGTTTTATCGGAATTTTGATTGAAGAGTACACAGGCAAATTTCCAACTTGGTTATCGCCAATTCAAGCAACTGTGATGAATATTACCGACAAACAGGGTCAATATTGTGAAAAAGTTGTAAAAAAACTAAAAGAAAGTGGATTTAGAGCAAAACTAGACTTGAGAAATGAGAAGATAGGCTTTAAAATCCGCGAGCATACTTTAAAGCGTGTTCCGTATTTGTTAGTCGTCGGTGATAAAGAAATGGAAACTGGCGAAATTGCAGTACGAACTCGAAGTGGTGAAGATTTAGGTACAATGTCGGTAGACGACTTTATTACCAAATTATCGGACGAAGTTAAAAACCGTCGATAA
- the asnS gene encoding asparagine--tRNA ligase produces MSLTSVADIIKGSIPVGEIVAVNGWIRTRRDSKAGISFLAIYDGSCFDPVQAVIENTLENYNDDVSSLTAGCSVRVTGKIVESMGKDQSFELQATKVEVYGFVDEPDTYPMAAKKHSLEYLREVAHLRPRTNIIGAVARIRNTLSQAVHRFYHEQGYIWISTPILTGSDCEGAGEMFRVSTLDMENIPRTDDNKVDYDQDFFGKETFLTVSGQLNAETYACALSKVYTFGPTFRAENSHTTRHLAEFWMVEPEIAFADLSDAATLAEQMLKYVFKAVLEERQDDMAFFAQRVDKECISRLENMIESDFVRMDYTDAIEILKKCGKKFEFPVEWGVDLQSEHERYLAEVHVGGPVILQNYPKDIKAFYMRLNDDGNTVAAMDVLAPGIGEIIGGSQREERLDVLDARMAEMDIDAKDMWWYRDIRRYGTVPHAGFGLGFERLVLYVTGVQNIRDVIPFPRVPRSANF; encoded by the coding sequence ATGAGTTTGACGAGTGTTGCCGATATTATAAAGGGATCGATTCCCGTTGGCGAAATAGTCGCTGTTAACGGCTGGATACGCACCCGACGTGATTCAAAAGCAGGGATTTCTTTTTTAGCTATTTATGACGGGTCGTGTTTTGATCCCGTACAGGCAGTTATCGAAAATACGCTAGAAAATTATAATGATGACGTGTCGTCATTAACCGCTGGCTGCTCGGTTCGGGTAACAGGTAAAATTGTCGAGTCTATGGGCAAGGACCAGTCATTTGAGCTTCAGGCGACTAAGGTTGAGGTTTATGGTTTTGTGGACGAACCCGATACTTACCCGATGGCAGCAAAAAAGCACAGTCTCGAATATCTACGTGAGGTTGCTCACCTGCGCCCACGCACTAATATTATCGGCGCCGTGGCCCGTATTCGCAATACCTTGTCCCAAGCCGTTCATCGTTTTTACCACGAGCAGGGTTATATCTGGATTAGTACGCCAATTCTGACCGGCAGTGACTGTGAGGGCGCCGGTGAAATGTTCCGTGTTAGTACCCTGGATATGGAAAATATTCCGCGCACCGACGACAATAAAGTCGATTATGATCAAGATTTTTTTGGCAAGGAAACGTTTCTGACCGTCTCAGGACAGCTTAATGCCGAAACTTATGCCTGTGCCCTGAGCAAGGTATACACCTTTGGCCCTACTTTCCGGGCCGAGAACTCCCATACCACTCGCCATTTGGCCGAATTTTGGATGGTTGAGCCAGAGATTGCCTTTGCAGATCTGTCAGATGCCGCGACCCTAGCCGAACAAATGCTTAAGTATGTATTTAAAGCGGTACTGGAAGAACGCCAGGACGATATGGCATTTTTTGCCCAACGTGTCGACAAAGAATGTATTAGCCGCCTTGAAAATATGATTGAAAGTGATTTCGTGCGGATGGATTACACTGATGCGATCGAAATCCTTAAAAAATGTGGAAAAAAATTCGAATTCCCAGTTGAGTGGGGCGTCGATCTACAATCTGAACATGAGCGCTATCTTGCGGAAGTCCATGTTGGCGGACCGGTTATTCTGCAAAACTATCCGAAAGATATTAAGGCATTCTATATGCGCTTAAATGATGATGGTAATACAGTTGCAGCGATGGATGTATTAGCACCAGGCATCGGTGAAATCATCGGTGGCTCGCAACGTGAAGAACGCCTCGATGTATTAGATGCCCGTATGGCGGAAATGGATATTGATGCTAAAGACATGTGGTGGTATCGGGATATACGTCGTTATGGCACAGTACCACACGCCGGATTTGGCTTAGGCTTTGAACGTTTGGTTTTATACGTGACCGGAGTTCAAAATATCCGTGACGTTATTCCATTCCCGCGCGTACCGCGTAGTGCTAATTTCTAG
- a CDS encoding LysR substrate-binding domain-containing protein: MKNIPMDLLRTFTTIYDVKGFTQAGELLGRSQPAISLQVKRLEDMLDIQLFNRNGGLQITEDGQVLYHAACKILAMNDAIISQLSTQKVSGSICLGTPNDFEVSFLPVLLSKFSQAYPDVTLEVKSGVSVNLREDYKKSSFDLVMSMDEYPKHSFAEDDFIVENVSWVIDPNFTLDESQPIPLVVYPEGCIYRKHITEALNKANIPWRILYCSSSLLGIQSAIKAGLGISALVINTLPEQFQYAQNDSNLPKLGKVTIGFNYDQNNLSPAASLLLDYLRRGLKQSKKYPGSIKIGPYSGNSFELTM, from the coding sequence ATGAAAAACATTCCAATGGATCTATTACGAACCTTCACGACAATCTATGACGTTAAGGGATTTACTCAGGCAGGTGAATTACTGGGGCGTTCTCAGCCAGCTATCAGTTTGCAGGTTAAGCGTCTGGAAGATATGCTGGATATACAGTTATTCAATCGGAATGGTGGACTTCAAATCACCGAAGATGGTCAAGTACTTTATCATGCAGCATGTAAAATTTTAGCCATGAACGACGCCATCATATCCCAATTGTCTACCCAGAAGGTTAGTGGCTCTATATGCCTAGGAACACCCAATGATTTCGAGGTGTCCTTTCTGCCTGTACTGCTTTCTAAGTTTTCCCAAGCATATCCAGATGTTACGCTTGAAGTAAAATCCGGCGTCAGCGTCAACTTGCGCGAAGATTACAAGAAAAGCTCATTTGATCTTGTGATGTCTATGGATGAATACCCAAAGCATAGTTTTGCTGAAGATGACTTCATTGTTGAGAATGTTTCCTGGGTAATAGATCCTAATTTTACCCTGGATGAAAGCCAACCAATACCATTGGTGGTTTATCCTGAAGGTTGTATCTACCGTAAGCACATAACTGAAGCCTTAAATAAAGCCAACATCCCCTGGCGGATACTGTACTGCTCATCAAGTCTTTTAGGCATTCAATCTGCTATTAAAGCAGGTTTAGGTATTAGCGCCCTGGTGATTAATACCCTCCCGGAACAGTTTCAGTATGCTCAAAACGATAGTAATTTACCAAAACTAGGTAAAGTAACTATCGGTTTTAATTACGATCAGAATAACTTATCGCCTGCGGCTTCATTATTACTCGACTATTTACGACGAGGCCTAAAACAAAGCAAAAAGTATCCAGGCTCAATCAAAATTGGACCATATAGTGGCAATAGTTTTGAGCTAACTATGTAA
- a CDS encoding methyl-accepting chemotaxis protein, producing the protein MNIRMKIQISVMLAVILPGIFISIILDKFVTDKAYEQFYDVSEREIRQVENAMELFFNGVAQNVNSLATNPKIIAAGKNITSYKNNSESVIMTPSSNGGVESNVYEIYENFANSHDSTAYVYFGNAEGGYIQWPEGGMGANYDPRKRPFYQHALKNKGKASRTDAYFYDGTALISTVATVHESDGNVVGTQAVDVSLNGLTKIAKDIKLGGDGYIMILDGNGTILFDPKNPENASKNIDSLADDVYKAISKLPSGPLSALVNDTEYEVNIVTSNALGWKFVGFVPKNEILKMSNSIISKLIYIEGFMLVIFLILSWKVSTMITLPIVEINEKLKEIASGEGDLTTRIKLSSKSDETFDLATSFNDFVEQICELVVAVKSKAESVNKLSNQVAKASELLAETTEEQNSQSLTMASALHEVSMTSKLISETVKGTEALSENSKVEVNAGGITISESIKLMSSVADDMSSLKDILNELQSSSEKIDDITKLITGIADMTNLLALNAAIESARAGEAGRGFSVVADEVRELSGRTTGAATQIADLIQTVQSQSNSSYEHITELNFRIQASVEKGEESLKILQSITLASEKMANETLSVSTSIEEESKAIEEINENIQVMSSAIGDSANNIASIKEITEDLDIQASQLKALVEQFKT; encoded by the coding sequence ATGAATATTCGTATGAAAATCCAAATAAGTGTGATGCTAGCCGTAATTTTACCTGGAATTTTCATTTCGATAATATTAGATAAGTTTGTAACAGATAAAGCATATGAACAATTTTATGATGTATCTGAGCGAGAAATAAGGCAAGTTGAAAACGCCATGGAATTATTTTTTAATGGGGTTGCTCAGAATGTCAATTCCCTTGCGACTAATCCGAAAATTATTGCAGCAGGGAAAAACATTACAAGTTATAAGAATAACAGTGAAAGTGTTATTATGACTCCCTCTTCGAATGGCGGAGTTGAATCTAATGTCTATGAAATATATGAAAATTTTGCTAATAGCCATGACAGTACAGCTTATGTGTATTTTGGTAATGCCGAAGGGGGATATATTCAGTGGCCTGAAGGAGGTATGGGGGCCAATTATGATCCAAGAAAACGACCATTCTATCAACATGCACTAAAAAACAAAGGAAAAGCCAGCAGGACAGATGCCTATTTTTATGATGGAACTGCCTTAATCAGTACGGTTGCCACAGTCCATGAGAGTGATGGAAATGTAGTAGGTACACAAGCAGTAGATGTAAGTTTAAATGGCTTAACAAAAATTGCAAAAGACATTAAGCTTGGGGGTGATGGCTATATTATGATACTTGATGGCAATGGCACAATATTATTTGACCCGAAAAATCCTGAAAACGCCTCTAAAAATATTGATTCATTAGCTGATGATGTATACAAAGCTATTTCTAAACTCCCTTCAGGACCGCTCAGTGCGTTAGTAAATGATACCGAATATGAAGTGAATATTGTTACTTCAAATGCTTTGGGGTGGAAGTTTGTTGGTTTTGTACCAAAAAATGAAATATTAAAAATGAGTAATTCTATTATTTCAAAGCTGATATATATTGAAGGTTTTATGTTGGTTATTTTTCTCATATTGTCGTGGAAAGTATCAACAATGATCACTTTGCCAATTGTGGAAATTAATGAAAAATTAAAAGAGATAGCGTCGGGAGAAGGAGACTTAACGACTAGAATAAAATTAAGTAGTAAAAGTGATGAAACATTTGATTTAGCGACTTCATTTAATGACTTTGTAGAACAAATTTGTGAGTTGGTAGTCGCGGTAAAAAGCAAGGCCGAAAGTGTAAATAAGTTATCAAATCAGGTAGCAAAAGCAAGTGAATTATTAGCCGAAACAACGGAAGAACAAAATTCTCAATCGTTGACTATGGCCTCTGCATTACATGAAGTGTCGATGACTTCTAAGCTCATTTCAGAAACGGTAAAAGGGACTGAGGCGTTATCAGAAAATTCTAAAGTCGAAGTTAATGCAGGGGGGATTACTATTTCCGAGTCAATCAAGCTAATGAGTAGCGTGGCTGACGATATGAGTTCACTTAAAGATATTCTCAATGAGTTGCAATCATCATCTGAGAAAATTGATGATATTACTAAGTTGATAACGGGTATTGCAGACATGACAAATTTATTAGCTTTAAATGCCGCTATTGAATCAGCAAGGGCAGGTGAAGCTGGACGGGGTTTTTCTGTTGTTGCTGATGAAGTGAGAGAGCTTTCTGGAAGAACTACAGGGGCAGCAACTCAAATTGCGGATCTTATTCAAACAGTACAGTCGCAATCTAACAGCTCTTATGAGCACATCACCGAGTTAAACTTTCGAATTCAAGCGAGTGTAGAAAAAGGAGAAGAATCCTTGAAAATTCTGCAAAGCATAACATTAGCGAGTGAGAAAATGGCTAATGAAACATTATCAGTATCTACTTCAATAGAGGAAGAATCGAAAGCCATTGAAGAAATAAATGAGAACATTCAAGTTATGTCCTCAGCTATTGGAGACAGTGCAAACAATATTGCTAGTATTAAAGAAATTACTGAAGATTTAGATATTCAAGCATCACAATTAAAGGCGTTGGTTGAACAATTTAAAACTTAA
- the folE gene encoding GTP cyclohydrolase I FolE — protein MKNMENNYKEILSAIGEDINRNGLIDTPKRAAKAMGFLTQGYQQNIDDVVNGALFDSDADEMVVVKNIELYSMCEHHMLPFIGKCHIAYIPSGKVLGLSKFARIVDMYARRLQIQENLAREIALSIQKITGSIGVGVIIEAQHLCMMMRGVEKQNSSMTTSVMLGQMRKNASARQEMLSLVKS, from the coding sequence ATGAAAAATATGGAAAATAACTACAAAGAAATTCTATCTGCTATTGGGGAAGATATTAACCGTAATGGTTTAATAGATACACCTAAACGTGCAGCAAAAGCAATGGGGTTTTTAACGCAAGGTTATCAGCAAAACATTGATGATGTCGTAAATGGTGCTTTATTTGACTCTGATGCAGATGAAATGGTTGTTGTAAAAAATATCGAGTTATATTCAATGTGTGAGCACCACATGCTGCCTTTTATAGGGAAATGCCACATTGCTTACATACCTAGTGGTAAAGTACTAGGCTTATCGAAATTCGCTCGAATTGTTGATATGTATGCAAGACGATTACAAATTCAAGAAAATTTAGCCAGAGAAATAGCTTTATCTATTCAAAAGATTACCGGTTCCATTGGCGTAGGTGTCATCATTGAAGCACAGCATTTATGCATGATGATGCGTGGTGTTGAAAAGCAAAACTCATCAATGACAACATCAGTAATGTTAGGCCAAATGAGAAAAAATGCATCCGCGAGACAAGAAATGCTTTCGTTGGTTAAATCGTAA